aaatttaaacacacaatgcaaagaaacacactcttttttttttcttttctttttaatgaaaatgaaatgaaaacacactaaatctagatctagatctaacaaatgcaatgcaagaggaagcaatgatagattcacgtcgcgttcaccaaaatgtgtaggggaaaaagcgagactaggttaacatgccctaatcctaccttttgacacacattacggaatacgaaagagcctagaggtatcacacaattggctacttctttttgtgaaagagagagccacgggctacctattaggatttctattcctttgttgaaattgaaagataaaatgatacaagttcaagtcctaatcccaaaatgcatgtatgaactaataacaagattgcagaattgagattaaacaatgaacaactgtaaacacaaggataaaacaagaatgcagatgcgtacccggagtcaaaatttgattgaaaatgttcgggacgggggcgcgggagCCACTGTCTTGATACTGTgccggaaactgcacctgaaactgctgtcttgcactctggaaaattgtcggaaatgctgtctgtcaggaggaccagggcgcccaacgcctctgtcccagggaccagggcgcccagcgcccctgtcctggcaggaccagggcgccccacgcccctgtccaggtcttttgctttgcaatttggtgtggagtgctgtctcgacctgcttttcccggatctataacctgcggcgtcgtccgagtcctgaaacctgcacttatatctgaaaagggtgtgggcggctatatagggttttgccttagtcaaacccccacttcggtgatttccacctccacgaatagccaagttgtattgtaaaatgtattgtgtgtgcagaccttgtgtgtgtgcaagatcctaaaatgcaagtaagcaaacttgagcaacctagaaagtaaaccctaattgcttgtaaatgataatgtaaatgctctaaatcaagatgcaaagtgatctaaaacatgaataagtaatgtattgaagcttatgcaaagacatgaaaacaacatgaaatcatacccaacccccaagggaggggtacaagccaatcctcagtcggtaatctcctattgttcttcaatgtcttccaagccctaaatgattgaatgaaattgataaatgtttgatagagggatgttgaatgttgttgaagtcttcaaagatctgctctttctctgcatatgaggctcctgaaaacaaaaatcggatcccttcaaatgaagaaagagagctcttatgtatgaaaccctaggtcgtaattccgtcttttggccgacctagagattgaatttcccgccaattttttggggttaatctttattttatgattggattgtgctcctaaaatttagggaaaaatgtccgggaccatgtgcactccgagcgccacggtcccgacaacttttcaccaaattttcagggccgtcgaatatgatgattttagagagaattccgaagttacaggtgatttcgagatgttttgacccccgaaaccaagcccccaagttcaaaataggacttaattagggtttttgattgaatgatgtattggaggaataaaatgaaaagggcacactttaacgaaagggcccaattttatgatatagaggacgatgaaataggaccttagacctaattaatctgattaattaagtgctaaaggagaaatgcaatgcaaaatataaaatgcaccaaggcgggtgctaaactaggtgtgaaattgtaccaccctagcaagtgtgtacaatttacgacgctacagtatgTTATTCTAATATTACATGACCTAGGTTATAATCTGCATAATATATATGGATTTCACTGGATTGTCACCGGTTCCAATGTTCAAAGTAACTTCTAGATCCCTTttaattgattttcaaatttaTGTTACAATGCTTAAAAGTTCATAGTAATAATATGGATACTAATATATTTTGCTCCATTTTGTTATGGGTctcgtatgtttcagattgctaagaagttaagttatttgaaattgaatattagggaatggaatatttcgcattttaagaacatttttcaggagaaacaaaggattcaagatatgattgagtgtcttaatactcatgtgcttcaacatggtatggtgacACAAGTTTTTGATGAACTGAAGTGACTAAAATTACAACTTGAAGAGGTGTTAGCTAgaaaggaaatctattggagacaaaattctagagagttatggctttcagatggtgacaggaacacaaaattttttcattcttcaactaagattaaaagatgtaagaataggatatcccGTATTCAGTGTTAGAAtgagaatttattgacagagctagAGAACATTGCTTCAAaggtagttaggttttttaagtcattattatcttcggaaaatggaaatctcagcaatgatattatatctaatattcctcctttagtatctttggaagacaataagatgttgtcTCCCTTTTCCTCAGaaaaagttaagagtgttgtctttgccatgaattcggataaagctccgggaccagatggttttactcctttattttttcagaaatgttgggattttgtgggaaatgatgttttattggctcttgaggaagctaggagaaataggactattttaaaagaatttaatactacaatgattgcaattattcctaaaaaagaggatactaagacttttgttgaCTTTCGTCCCATTGCTTTATGTGACACTttttataagatatttacgaaggcaatttccctgaggttggcaaaaattctacttaggatcatttcattggaacAAGAtggttttgttcccggaagggagacgacagagggtgcaattgtagcacatgaggtgttgcattctatttccacccaaagaaccccaaccatgatacttaaactagacatgatgaaggcttatgatagagtagagtggggggttttatgtgttgttcttgaaaaGTTAGGTTTTTctaaggcctgggtcaaatggatttgtgcataaatttcttctgcaagattcttggttttaattaatggttcttcttgtggttttttcacttcctctaggggtttgagacaaggagatcccctttctccctttttgtttattctcctagctaaaacctttagttgggctattagggctgctaaagttggggggctttggaaaggtataaggattcagaatattccccaaagtatttctcattgtctctttgcaaatgatactctattatttggacatgctttgttagttgaggcaaaagtgattaaaggaataatacaaaattatgcatcgttttctggtcagaaaatgaatggtgataaatcaaagatttttttccttaatacatcacaactggttcaacataggttgcaatcccTTTGGGGATTTGaaactggaaatcttccatgtccttaccttgggattcctttctttgttaaatggGATAAGATGattttggtcatttctaaaagaattctctcatggaatcatagatggttaactttggcgggtaaaattgttctcatcaagtctattttgaatgttgttcccatatatcccATTTCTGtcttgaagtctccaaaagcagttattgttagtttacaggatactcttagcaattttctttggaacaataataaagatggcaaaaagaaactccctttagttgcatgggataaggtatgtttgcctaaggaacttgggggaacatgaattcggagtctggagaatcagaatttagccttaggtgctaagttggtttgtaAATTATATGACAAACCTAGCTCCTTATGAgcatagattatgtttgccaaatatttaaataatggaccgagaaaGTActtttttaaagtctcaaatttgccttcgggttctactatttggaatttcctttgtaaatgtagatcagttattttgcctcatctctcatggattgttcatagtggtagaaaggtcagattctgggatgaagtatggaatggacacacacctttggtgaacattagggattggtctcctctgattaCTGTTCTTTCtgccctttggggtgtttttgtagcagattattttgaaattgtgactagtggaccccttaagctagctagatggaagtcgattgatttcttagttGTTGATccaagtatgaaattagattttgagaaattttttggggatagaattgtattgctttatgattctaaggatgaacttatttggacaaagaatatttctggtaagtacactgttaaagatggttataactctcttatggttgctaaagatttatcatcttggccttataagttgttttggcatcgtcttgtcttcctaaagctagagcctttgcttggttggcagttcaagacagagtccttacaggtatgagactagacaggctcggtattactgttgttttcccttgtgtcctttgtaacaaaaatttggaattttcttgtgattatgcttatgaatgttggcagtggttgtttgagaagttaaatatatcctttgttattggtaaggatctgatttcccattttagatcttggccctttatgtttgcctcatctttttatgcatgcctttggatcatatctccatctattatgatttggaatatttggctagagagaaacaacatgatatttaaaaaaacaagttctcttgtgtctgaggttctattaaaaatcgAGTCTTCAATCTCCGAGGTTtctttgtcgtttatttataagaatttggaaaatcttacttatttttcgcattgggatagtagagttactagagtttggaagattctgtcagttttaccctctcatggttcaattttaaaaaagaatgatgcaataggtaagagatgctcttctggatggaaacctcctccacaggcccactttaaactgaattttgatggggcctctcgtggtaaccttgggccggctggggtaggcatggtaatttatgatcacaatgcacattttattcgagctaagtgtcatgctattagTTTTAAAACTATCAATTATGcgaaatttcatgctttgtcttttggattggatatgacaatctctttgggaattaagaacttaataattgaaggtgattctatggtgattattcaatgtgttatgaaaaagaaatcgaattgttggaatttgcagtgtatacttgatctcattttacaaaaattagaattgtttgaacctTTTTTATtatcccattgttatagagaagttaataagattgcagattatttggcaaatttagccattgatagcaatgctaatcagcgagaggtgggttttgaggaaattctttctagggtatgggaaggtttgcaacaatagttatgtgattttcttgagtaatattgatgtaaaattttatgatgataattattcccgctttcccctttcatttcaagtattcacgttcgttgtctggaggagagttcgagctcatggtattttgtacaatagtgtttttccaaaggttttttgatactttcttttttggcaggaaggtttttggctcatgggatttggcacagggctttggaaaattttgtcttcttccattgatagcagctgtggagtctacatttgaaaattatccgatgggtttttttgacaaattgtcatATTGggtctatgtaaaactgatattatatgtgttgtgaccgcactttgtatgtggttttgggcagggtgtataaactgatcaattagatactataggtttattttatgagttgcgATTGGAGGTTTTCTtctagggttctttcctctggtatgctctttgaatctcgtgtaaaaaataaaaaatattaataaaaaggtttagtggaataatctacttttattgaaataaataaataaatattgatacTAATATTTGTTAGGGTCACTTTGACACAGTATTACTTATTTGGCTTTGTTGTAGAATTTACTACAGCTTTAGCCATTCAATGTACCACTTTTCTCACACACATGTCAAGGAGAACAAGTATGTGGTGGTTATATTGAAATTTGTTTAGGTTACTAAGGATGAACTTCATGTGATAGGACACAAGATTTCTTGTAGTGTTAGCCAATTGTATTTTGAAACTAGATCTTACCAGAAGTTAGAATTTAAAGACATCAAAATTTCACAAGCATAAAAGAAGTATCAGTGTTGTTAAAGATTTGAGCCTCTAGTGAGTTTGGAGACACGTGGAGCAGGGTTGTAGAAAACAATGAAAACTAGTATATAACTATCATTTTCCTCAAATAGAACAACGTCCTTTCTCTCTGCTCCTTTGTCCTTCatgttaaaatttgtttttttctttcaactAGGAATGGTCATCTTCAAAAGCATAAAAGATGGAGATTAGATTCAAAACCCTCAATTTTAATGCATGTATTCAGATGCAGACGCACAGACAGGGCATAAGAGCTATTCTGTAGAAAGCCACATCAAAGTGCATGTTTTTGACTGTTGTAACT
The nucleotide sequence above comes from Cryptomeria japonica chromosome 11, Sugi_1.0, whole genome shotgun sequence. Encoded proteins:
- the LOC131066102 gene encoding uncharacterized protein LOC131066102 isoform X2, whose protein sequence is MFAKYLNNGPRKYFFKVSNLPSGSTIWNFLCKCRSVILPHLSWIVHSGRKVRFWDEVWNGHTPLVNIRDWSPLITVLSALWGVFVADYFEIVTSGPLKLARWKSIDFLVVDPSMKLDFEKFFGDRIVLLYDSKDELIWTKNISGKYTVKDGYNSLMVAKDLSSWPYKLFWHRLVFLKLEPLLGWQFKTESLQEGFWLMGFGTGLWKILSSSIDSSCGVYI
- the LOC131066102 gene encoding uncharacterized protein LOC131066102 isoform X1, producing the protein MFAKYLNNGPRKYFFKVSNLPSGSTIWNFLCKCRSVILPHLSWIVHSGRKVRFWDEVWNGHTPLVNIRDWSPLITVLSALWGVFVADYFEIVTSGPLKLARWKSIDFLVVDPSMKLDFEKFFGDRIVLLYDSKDELIWTKNISGKYTVKDGYNSLMVAKDLSSWPYKLFWHRLVFLKLEPLLGWQFKTESLQVFGSWDLAQGFGKFCLLPLIAAVESTFENYPMGFFDKLSYWVYVKLILYVL